The sequence CTTGGACCCCCAGAATCGGGGGCAGGGTCAGGgccagcagcggcagcagccgGGGGAGGCTCCGCGCTCCGTCCATGGCGCTCCGGGCACACCGGGCAGGGTCGGTGCTGCTCCCGGGAACGCGGATCCAAACTGGGGGCGCTGGGAACGGGggagcagcaccccaaaaaGCGCTCAGCCAATGGGAGAGCGGAGTTGGTGGCGCGTCATGTGTTGCCGGGTAGAGGCCTCAAAAAGTGAGCTCCCTAAGAAATTCTGGCCAATCAGAAAAATGAGCGGAAATGACTCTTTAGTTGCTGGGTAGAGGGTCTGGAAATCGGGCTCCCAACGGAACCGGCCAATTAGAGAGCGCGAAAATCACTTCGGCCAATGAGAACGCGGtcagaaaaaaccacaaccaatCAAAGCGCGGCCAGAAACCGCGCCCGACCAATCAGGGAGCGCGTCCCTAATGACCCCGCGCCGCTGCGGGCGGGTTCTCGCAGTTGAGCGCGGTTGGTTTGGGGCGGTGGTCGCTGGCCATGGGGCGAGGGGCGGCAGCTGGGgccctgctggtggcactggtggcgCTGGGAGCGCCCCCGGCTGCGGGCGCGGAGCTCTCGGGTGAGCGGGGCGCGGGAGGCGCTGGGCCggggggagaagggggaaaggggggcgAAGGGGGGAGCCCGGaatggagggggaggaggaggggaccCCCAAAGGGAGAGcgggaggggctgaggggtggggggggagggaggggagagggtgggggaggggggaaaaggggaggggggaccccaaaactgagcgGGAGGGGGGCTGGGGATTGGGGGATtggtggggaaatggggaaatgggagcccaaaagggatttgggagcgGCCGGaggtgggaggggagaggatgTGGGAGGGGCAATGGGGGAAGGGCGGCAAAGAGGAAGCGGCAGCGCGGGCAGGAGGGTCCCGTGGGGGCCGTGGGGCACGGGGGGTGCGGGGCGGGGATCCGGGGTGGGCCCCgagctctgggggtgctgggggggcacccctgagctctgtgctgcactcACAGGGGTGTTCCAGTTCCTGGGAACGTCCGAGTGTCACTTCATTAACGGCACGGAGAAGGTGAGGTACGTGCAGAGGTACATCTACAACCGGCAGCAGTTCCTGATGTTCGACAGCGACGTGGGGCACTTTGTGGGGTTCACCCCCTTTGGGGAGATGAATGCCAAGCGCTTGAACAGCGACCCGGAATGGATGGAGTACAGACGGACTCAGGTGGACACGTACTGCCGGTACAACTACGAGGGGTTCCGCCCGTTCAGCGTGGAGCGCCGAGGTGAGCGCGGGCGGCAGAGCGTGTGCCCTcgggccctgccctgccagtgaCCATCCCAGTCAATCCCAGTCAATCCCTcccccagtccattcccagtccctcccagtccattcccagtcccttccAGTCCACTCCAGTCCATTCCAAATCCATCCCAGTCTCTCCCactccctcccagtccctctcagtccatcccaaaccctccagTCCATGCCTAGGGCCttccagtccattcccagtttgtCCCAAACCATTCCCAATCCAAACCAAGTCCCTCCgagtccctcccagtccatcccagtccattcccagtccatctcagtccattcccagttcattcccagtccatctcagtccattcccagtccattcccagtccatcccagtccattcccagttcaCTCCCCAACCCCCACCCTCTCTCCCCAGTCACCCAGTTGCCCCTCCCATCTTTCTCAGTGCCActccagtccattcccagttcctcccagtcccacccagcccctccaactccattcccagtccattcccagttcattcccagtccctcccactccatcccagtccattcccagttcaCTCTCAAACCTACACCCACTCTCCCATtgcccccatcccctcccacctccctcagtgccaccccagttcctcccagtccatcccagtcgCTCCCCAGTCCTCGCAGTCCATAGTtcctccagcccatcccagttcattcccagtccctgAACAGCTTGTCGCCAATCCCAGTGCGCATCCCTAACTCATCAGTTGCCAGGCATTCCCCAGtccattccccatccctcccagttcattcccagtgcctcccagtccctccaAATGTATCCTCCCAGCGccacccaaaatccatcccagccccccccaaatccattcCCAGCGCCACAAAAATCTCACAGTCCATCTCCCAGCaactcccaaatcccatcagtgccaccaaaatcccatcagttccaccaaaatccctcccagtgccaccaaaatccctcccagcgcccccaaaatccctcccagcgccaccaaaatccctcccagcgccatcccagtccctccaaGCCCATCTCCAAttcctccccagtccctcccagtccatttcCAGTCTgttcccagttcattcccagttcacTCTCAGATCTCCACCCTCTCTCCCAGCGCTCCCCATTCCCTCCCATCTCTCTCAGTGCCAACCCAATGaaccccagtccctcccagtccatcccagttcattcccagttccctcccagtccatcccagtcccaccccagcccctcccagtaAATTCCCAGTCtattcccagttcattcccagttcacTCCAAGGTCTCCACcctctctcccagtgctccccatgCCCTCCCACCTctctcagtgccaccccagctccctcccagtctacacccagtgcctcccagtacatcccagaccattcccagtccctctccatctcatgtgagtccctcccagtccattcccagtccctcccagtccctcccagtccattcccagtccatcccagtccatcccagtccctcccagtccatcccagtccctcccagtccctccccagcccagcccagccctcccctctctctcccagtgccccccagctgatcccagtgtgtcccctctctctctctctctcccccagtgccccccagcgTGTCCATCTCGCTGGTGCCCCCCTCGAgctcccagcccggccccggccgcctGCTCTGCTCCGTGATGGATTTCTACCCCGCTGCCATCCAGGTGAGGTGGttccagggccagcaggagctcTCGGAGCACGTGGTGGCCACCGACGTGGTCCCCAACGGGGACTGGACCTaccagctgctggtgctgctggaaacGCCGCCCCGGCGCGGGCTGAGCTACAGCTGCCAGGTGGAGCAcgtcagcctggagcagcccctgaggCGGCACTGGGGTACGGGGGAGCCCCTGGGGGCGCGGGcagagcccctgggctgtgctgggagccgctgggagggagctggagagagccgggctggagctgggagaggggctggggctgggcaagggctgggaaggggtttgggggatgctggggagggtgggatggggttggggggtgctgggggccactgggagggagtttggggtgctgggtgtgaccggagggtttgggggtgctgggtgtgACTGGGAGGGAGTTTGGGGGCGCTGGGTGTGAccggaggggtttgggggcgcTGGGTGTGAccggaggggtttgggggtgctgggtgtgACCGGAGGGGGAGTTTGGGGGCGCTGAGTGTGACcggagggagtttgggggtgctgggtgtgaccgggagggagtttggggtgctgggtgtgACCGGAGGGAGTTTGGGGGCGCTGGGTGTGATTgggagggagtttgggggtgctgggtgtgaccggaggggtttgggggcgcTGGGTGTGAccggaggggtttggggtgccgGGTGTGAccggaggggtttgggggcgcTGGGTGTGACCGAGGGAGTTTGGGGGCCTGGGGTGAcagagggtttggggctgggtggtgggggtttgggggtgggggggaggggttggggggctGGGTGtgacagaggggtttgggggcgcTGGGTGTGACcggagggagtttgggggtgcCGGGTGTGATCgggagggagtttgggggtgctgggtgtgaccggaggggtttggggtgctgggtgtgaccggaggggtttgggggtgccggGTGTGACCGGAGGGATCGCAGGGAGCCCGGCGGGGCTGGAAGGAGATCGGCGATGGCAAAGCGGGGCTCGCCATGAGCTCGGTTGTgccgggcacagcccgggcGGGCTCTGGCTgagtcctgctggggctgccgaGGGACTGCGAGAGgctttgggggtcctggggcgCCGGGGGGCGGCTGGGAGGGGGCTGCGGGATGCTGAGAGGGACgggaggggctttggggggtcCTGGCCAGGACAAAAGGGATCGGGGGAGGTTTCAGGGGTCCCGGCTGGGCCGGGGGCCACAGGGAGGGCGCTGGGAGGGGCTCGGGGTGTCGCCgagaggttttgggggtgctgagccctgcGGACCCCCCAGAGATGCCGCCGGACGCCGCCCGCAGCAAGATGCTGACGGGCATCGGGGGCTTCGTCTTGGGCTTGGTCTTCCTGGCGCTGGGGCTCGGCTTCTACGTGCGCAAGAAGGTCAGGGCGGGTGCCGGGGGTGGCGTCCCCGCCGTGGCGGAGCGTGTGCGCTCCCGCCGGGGCCCCCAGCCCGGTGTCACCCCCTTTTCTGTGcccacagagctcctgagccGCCGGCGGCCGCAGCCCCTCCCCGCGGGCTCGGGCCCGGCCGGGACCGCCCGCTCCGTGCCCGCTCcgctgattttggggggtcccgtGTGCCCCCCAGCGCCGCTGGCGCTCTGCCCCCGCCCAGtgcctgctcccagtgctcccaataAAGCTTCCCAGCTGGGCCCGGGGCCGTTTATtggggggcggcggggaggggtTCGGGGGGCGATGGGACGGATTTGGGCAAAGGGAGGGGGACACAGGGTGGGGGCTGGGCCCGGGgggagcgggaggaggaggaggaggaggaggaaggagccgGGAACGTGAGAGAGACGCGGGGGAGGCGGCGGAGTGAGGAAGGGCAGaggggcggcggccgcggcggggaAGGGAGCGGCGGGACGGCCGCGGCTGCGGGAGGCGGCGGAGCCGCGCCCTCCGCAGCTCTGAAGCGGAGGCTGCGGCGGGAAGGCGCGGCTCGGCccgcccggcggcggcggcggcgggagcggaaAGCGACcacgggcggcggcggggcggcctCGGCAGCCGGAGATGATcccggggggcggcgggaggagcggcgggcggggcgcggccgcACAGGGGGCAATGGGGACGCGGATCCGGTACCGCGGGGACTGCGAGGGCTCAACAGCGGCGGCACCGGGGCGAGCACCGGCACCGTGCGGGCAAACGGGGCGGGGGCTTGGGGGGCGGCCGGAGCGGGGGCACCGGGGAaagcggcggggccggggccgcggtgACGCTGTGGGCGGGGTcggaggggcggggccgcgaGGGCGGCGACAGCGGGGCAGGAACGGCGGGAGCCGGGAcgggggagcagggggaggagccGAGGGCGGGACCTCgggggcagggcagcaggggtgggcggggctgggccggggcgGCAGGggtgggcggggccgggggcggggcggcaGGGctgggcggggccggggggcggcaGGAgtgggcggggctgggggcggggcggCAGGGctgggcggggccggggcggcaCGGTGCGCAGCGCTGCGGGTACCGGGGCCGTGCAGTCCGATGCGGGTGGGGGGCGTGTCCCGCTGCAGCCTCGCGGCGGCGAGGGGCGGAGCTCCTTTGCCCAAATCCGTCCCATCGCCCCGCCCCGAACCCCTCCCCACCGCCCCCCAATAAACGGCCCCGGGCCCAGCTGGGAAGCTTtattgggagcactgggagcaggcaCTGGGCGGGGGCAGAGCGCCAGCGGCGCTGGGGGGCACacgggaccccccaaaatcagcgGAGCGGGCACGGAGCGGGCGGTCCCGGCCGGGCCCGAGCCCGCGGGGAGGGGCTGCGGCCGCCGGCgctcaggagctctgtgggCACAGAAAGGGGGTGACACCGGGCTGGGGGCCCCGGCGGGAGCGCACACGCTCCGCCACGGCGGGGACGCCACCCCCGGCACCCGCCCTGACCTTCTTGCGCACGTAGAAGCCGAGCCCCAGCGCCAGGAAGACCAAGCCCAAGACGAAGCCCCCGATGCCCGTCAGCATCTTGCTGCGGGCGGCGTCCGGCGGCATCTCTGGGGGGTCCgcagggctcagcacccacAAAACCTCTCGGCGACAGCCCGAGCCCCTCCCAGCGCCCTCCCTGTggcccccagcccagccgggACCCCTGAAACCTCCCCCGATCCCTTTTTGTCCTGGCCAGgaccccccaaagcccctcccGTCCCTCTCAGCATCCCGCAGCCCCCTCCCAGCCGCCCCCGCGCCCAGGACCCCCAAAGCCTCTCGCAGTCCCtcggcagccccagcaggactcAGCCAGAGCCCgcccgggctgtgcccggcACAACCGAGCTCATGGCGAGCCCCGCTTTGCCATCGCCGATCTCCTTCCAGCCCCGCCGGGCTCCGTGCGATCCCTCCGGTCACACccggcacccccaaacccctcccagccACACCCAGCGCCCCCAAACTCCCTCCAATCACACccggcacccccaaacccctccggTCACACCCGGCACCCCCAAACTCCTCCGGTcacacccagcacccccaaactccctccaatcacacccagcaccccaaactccctccGGTCACACccggcacccccaaacccctccggTCACACCCAGCGCCCCCAAACTCCCTCCGGTcacacccagcacccccaaactccctccgGTCACACCCAGCGCCCCCAAACTCCCTCCCGGTcacacccagcaccccaaactccctcccAATCACCcgcacccccaaacccctcggTCACACCCGGCGCCCCCAAACTCCCTCCGGTCACACTCAgcaccccaaactccctccGGTCACACCCAGCGCCCCCAAactccctcccagtgccccccagcaccccccaaccccatcccaccctccccagcatcccccaaaccccttcccagcccttgcccagccccagcccctctcccagctccagcccggctctctccagctccctcccagcggctcccagcacagcccaggggctctgCCCGCGCCCCCAGGGGCTCCCCCGTACCCCAGTGCCGcctcaggggctgctccaggctgacgTGCTCCACCTGGCAGCTGTAGCTCAGCCCGCGCCGGGGGGGggtttccagcagcaccagcagctggtAGGTCCAGTCCCCGTTGGGGACCACGTCGTGGCCACCACGTGCTCgagctcctgctggccctggaaCCACCTCACCTGGATGGCAGCGGGGTAGAAATCCATCACGGAGCAGAGCaggcggccggggccgggctgggagcTCGAGGGGGGCACCAGCGAGATGGACAcgctggggggcactgggggagagagagagagagagagcggGGACACACTGGGATCagctggggggcactgggagagagaggggagggctgggctgggctggggagggactgggagggactgggatggactgggaatggactgggagggactgggagggactgggaatgaactgggagggactcacatgagatggagagggactgggaatggtctgggatgtactgggaatggactgggaatggactgggagggactgggaatggactgggagggactgggagggactgggaatggactgggatggact is a genomic window of Camarhynchus parvulus unplaced genomic scaffold, STF_HiC, whole genome shotgun sequence containing:
- the LOC115916173 gene encoding class II histocompatibility antigen, B-L beta chain-like, translating into MGRGAAAGALLVALVALGAPPAAGAELSGVFQFLGTSECHFINGTEKVRYVQRYIYNRQQFLMFDSDVGHFVGFTPFGEMNAKRLNSDPEWMEYRRTQVDTYCRYNYEGFRPFSVERRVPPSVSISLVPPSSSQPGPGRLLCSVMDFYPAAIQVRWFQGQQELSEHVVATDVVPNGDWTYQLLVLLETPPRRGLSYSCQVEHVSLEQPLRRHWEMPPDAARSKMLTGIGGFVLGLVFLALGLGFYVRKKSS